TTGTGTAGCAGTTAAAATTTCACTGGAAATCAATGGTCCTgggtttaaatatattttaggtGGGTTCTTCTTATCTGTCCAAACTTTTGTGGACGTTCTGCTATATATGTTCAGGTGTACACTTATGGACGATTATAAAAACAAAGGGCATATTGAACCCCAGTCTCCAAGTATTGCCCATCTTATTTCTGTTTAGACTTCAAAGACGTCCACAACTCCAACACTGGAGAAGCGTATCTTACAAAATTATTCTATTTAAGTTTTAAACATAAATATAATCAATAGGAAATTTACTTGGTTAAAATGCAAACATAGATGTAAATAGTTAGTTGTGACAAGCACATATGAATCCAAGATTTCAAGACGACGGGtacaccattattttttaaaataaggtaTAAAATTTTATAGTGACAACTAGTGGCAGAGCTAGGATTTTCATTaaggggttcaaaatctaaagAGTAGACTCACAAACTAGTCGAATGGGTTCgatatctactatatatacataaaaaattattttaatcatatacaaataatataatttctACCGAAGAAAATTTAGATGAACTCCTTGAACTTAAGGTGGCTCCGCCCCTGGTGACAACAATTTGGCGagcaaaatatatttaattatattatcgCAAAAAATATCATTTGGTAAGTGTGATTCAATCCCTTGACTTGAAGGAGTGAAGACCACCTCTCAACCATTGCACCACGCACTCAACCTCTTTTTTGATTGTGGTTGTCTTTAGAtaatattttagaattatacaaataatatatCGTATTTAGTTGGATGACCACACAGGTGCTCTAAATAAACAAAGCTAAAAAAGGCTAAGGTTTATCGGccacaaataatttatgaatcttTGTGTAATGATAACAAAATGATCAAAAGAAAACATCAAAAATACTGTGGATGTAATGTTAATATGATCATCTCAGTTAATTTGTTTTAAGTTATAATCAATGCCACATTGCCACTAACACTTAAGATGGCCCCAAAGCCTTAACCTTTCTTTTTGGCTTTAAGAAAAAGGAAAGCCAAGATAAACAAAAGAATTGAGAAAGCCTTGAAACTTGGAGAGGGAATGATGGCATATAGCTAAATGACTTTTCTTTGAATTATGGCCGTACGGCATTTTTTCATGCTTCAttgttaaatttgaaaaaaaaatatttttaatgtgaaaaatgatatttgaaaattagagtagtatttgatcataaatataaaTTGGAGTTGTTTTTGAATTTCTGTGAAAatctttttgttattttgcaaaattttaaaaattccgAATTCTGAAATTTTATGATTCAACAACGAAAAAAGTGGAAAAAAGATCATACTCAAATGCTCCGGGAAATTCTGCAGCTGAGTAAGATGTATGTCAGGCAAAGAAATCTTTGGTTGGCGCTGCTTTTGGGGGACTTCTGTGATTATGCTGTAATAGTTTAATTTCTTGGGATTTTCATGTTTACTTCGATAAAGCGCAGACCAAAAATACGCACCAAAACATGTGACAATTAGACACTTTAAATGAGATTCCAAGAAAAAGTAGGTGGCAAATCTTTCAAAATTAGAGGAAAGCAGTcaagaaaagaaggaaaaagaaaagcatCAAGTATTATCTGTTTAGATGTTTTAAATATGACCATGGTTCACCTCTGCATAAGGAAAAACGTTGCTCCATATTGcacattttttatatataagaggcggattcaaaatttaaaatttatgaatttatacattgattttaaattaatattgcAATCATAAATGAATTCATagtcaaatatttataaatatttagtaaatcttttgatatatatataaaaagagtGAACAAAAATTATTGGGTTCATGTAAGCCGTAACTAGCTTCTAAATCTGCCCCCACATACATcccatactttttttttcttttttcttgtaaCAATAGTTTCCCAAACTCAACTATTTTGTTTTGTAGCCCTTTAAaagttatttataattttatattttttttataaaaaatcttTATATTTATGCATAAGAGATCTAAAAAGTCATTTTTTCctattcaattttataaatGATCAGATCATTTCCACGAAAACAACAGTCTCAATTAGTGATTAGAATATGCTGCAAAGGACTTGTCACAATCCACAAGCTTGGGAAGATAAACAGTTGGGTAATTGCAAAATTGGTGAATATACAAGTGACATCAACTGAGAATTAATAATACAAACACAATGATCAAATGAACTGCAAGACTAATTAATTTGATTATATCAGTAATATATATATCTCCCATTCCACCcaagaaagaaacaaaaagaaatacATCAATCAGTTACCGTTCGCCTACCGGATTTTCTTCTAAAAACAGAAACAAAAAGTAAAGACCATAACATGGCTATATTAACAACATACGTCTCAATCCCAGACAAGTTGGAGTCGGTTATATGAATCATGTCTGAGTCTACTTAAATTAGACTCTGAGCAAGTAAATACTAAGTTCAGCAGCTCCATCACAATCAGGATTCATCATGTAGAATGCCTCTGAATCTCTAGACCCTACAACTCTTTCAAATTTAGCCCTCATGTACATTACATCCCCTGAATCACATTCATCACTCTCTTCTTCATTCCGCGGCAAAACACCGACACCCATAGAGATAGGTTCCACAGCTTTCAGAATCTGCAATTCTTTTGGACCACATTCTCTTGTTGTTGCAAAACCACATTTCTTACCATTACAATAAGTCCTCCATAAAGGCTCATCTATGAGTTTAGTTGATTTCTTCTCGTCTGTCTTGTCACATTCCAATGCAATCCTAACCAACCCCGATGACATTTCGTTGACTAGTCCACTTATTGGGGTCGCGAGTTCTACCAAGAAGGCTGGTTGTGAATTGGGATCTTTCTGAAATGCAAAATGTACATGACCGTGTTTGTGTCCGAAAAGGGTACCCACAACTTTGGTTCCTAAGCCTTGTTGGAAATTTCCTCTGTTTTTACCAAGTGATGTTAGCACTGATTTCAGCTTGGCCACTACTGCTTTCCTCCTTGTTGAGGCAGACGTTGAAGCTGCTGTTTCTGATTCTTGAATTAACTTGTTGTCCTCTGTCTTGTCTTCATGGATGGTGTTTAAGGAAGGAGATTTGGTTATTGAGACTTCTGGAGGTTTCAAAGGAGCTAACTTTATGTTGTCTGTCTTTCCATCTTTAGTGTTGTTTGTGTTTGAGGAGGTTTTAAGAGATGTAGCTTCTTCAGCTACTTCTTCTTCATTGCTGACTTTGCTTGTCCAGTTGAACTGTTTCTTGGAGGACAAATCCTGGGAACTCTTTGCCATGATTGTCTTCATCTGAGAAACTAAAGCAAAGTAGGCTGCACCTTTTAAAGTGTTGTTGGGTAGGAAAgtgatttattttcttttttggtttgTTTATTTGTTTTGCTTCTAGTACATAGTCGGAATATAAGAATCTGACAATAAGATAAACATAAGCTACCCTACCAACTGTCATAGGAATTGGCAGTGACATACAGGAAAAGGACAGGTTTGAGGTAGGGATGGCAATCGCGCATGGCAGCGCGGATTTAGCTAACTCGCAAATTTTTTAAATCGCTTCGCCTTGTCCtgcataataattttttttattttcaatccATTCCGCCCTATATTGACCCACCCCGCATAAATCCGTTCCgcataattttttatgtttttttttttaattgaatttaatatgaaaaataaaattcataattttttttcatttttcgctAATTAACATTTCAactactaattaattatttctagtTAACATTTCAACAATTGTTTCTTAATCGCTAATTAACTCTAATTAACATTTgtctagtttaatttttttttaaaaaagttaaaattaaagtcaaaatttaatataaaaagtttatatcttagatttttactaattacaaagattgttttttttttagattccCATTTGATACCTTAAATCCTCAACAACCCGTAACCTGCTCCGCGcattaattttgataataattactTCAACCCGCCTCACCCCGCCCCATTGTCATCCCTAGTTTCAGGTAAGGAAATACCCCAAAAACAAATATTCTCTACATCTCAATATgtttatctaattttttttttgacatgacatttaagaaaataaaatagactTTTAAATTTTACAGTCTTACATTAAAGATATTTAGTAGAATGTACTAAAATGACATTTAATCTTATGACTTTAAACGTGTTACTTGTAAAACTGAAATTGAAAAGTTATCAAAAAAGTCAAGAAACATACTCTTTAAAATGGaccaaaaaagaaagtaaaactaattaaaatgaaggaataatattttgaattaaaggAATCTCAGTGAAACATAGTATAGTGATATTTCACTTTCTTGAAAGAGTGTGGCTTGACTGTCTCTTTCTTGTCTTCAACCAAAACACAGATGGAATAAAGAGAGATGTGGTCACAAAGTTGCTGAGAACCAAAGTACCATTGCAATTTATTACACTAGACATCCCCCAACATAACATTCTgtatgatgttttttttttctgataaCACTGCAAATTATACCCAGAGGACAAGATCCAGTGATGATGTTGGGCTTAGCTCAGCAATCACTTAGATTCTCTACTCGAGACAGAATTATTTGCAATAAACAACAGAGCTACAAATGAAAAAGTGATCGTGGGCCTAAAGGATGCAGAGGAGCCATTTTATGTTCAAATTTCCGGAAAgcgaaaaaaaaaagaattgcaCTAGCAACAACTAGTGGTGATCTGGTGGATCCAAGTAAACAAGGAATGCCCGTTTAGGCAATTTATAATGACCCCTAGAGTCCTAGCCATTGTGCACTAACTGGTCGTCTGGTAAGACTGGATAAACAAGGATATAACATCTTCTGAAATAGTAATCCCATCATTTtaatactacaacaacaacactaTACCCAATAAAATCTCACAAGTGGAATCTAGAAATAATAGGTATATAAAATCTCACAAGTGGAATCTAGGAATAATAAAATGTACACAGACcgtaccactacctcatggagataaaGAGGTTTTTGAAAACCCTCGACAAGTGTAgaaaaattcaagtaaaaagagtaagaaaacaatgAGGAAAGAAACATAAACTAACAAGGAAAGCACCAAAAACAGCAAAATAGTGCAACAATCgaaacacaataaacaacaaactaaGATAGATATCAAAAGTAAGAACTACAATATTTCAACTAGTACAAGACAAATACCAACACACCTAAACCCTCGAAAAGCAAAACAACACTTCACTGCTTACTAACCTTCTAGCATAATATACATCCTTCACAccttcctatctaaggtcatgtctaAACTTCTTCCGCATTTGAATACAAATAATCAGAGATAAAATAATCCATACCTCAAACCAAATAGGAGATATCCAAATTTCCCTACTTGTATAGAGACCATCACAGTCATCATTCTTTCCCACTAGTACAGTATGtgacatttttttatttgggTGGAAGT
This Solanum dulcamara chromosome 8, daSolDulc1.2, whole genome shotgun sequence DNA region includes the following protein-coding sequences:
- the LOC129899165 gene encoding protein MIZU-KUSSEI 1-like, with the protein product MKTIMAKSSQDLSSKKQFNWTSKVSNEEEVAEEATSLKTSSNTNNTKDGKTDNIKLAPLKPPEVSITKSPSLNTIHEDKTEDNKLIQESETAASTSASTRRKAVVAKLKSVLTSLGKNRGNFQQGLGTKVVGTLFGHKHGHVHFAFQKDPNSQPAFLVELATPISGLVNEMSSGLVRIALECDKTDEKKSTKLIDEPLWRTYCNGKKCGFATTRECGPKELQILKAVEPISMGVGVLPRNEEESDECDSGDVMYMRAKFERVVGSRDSEAFYMMNPDCDGAAELSIYLLRV